GTAAAGAAATATGCCCAAAAGCAAAAATAGGACCAGCTCCAAATATTTCTACAGTTTATGCAAACACATGCAAGCCTGAAGATTATACAGCTAAATTAAATATTGATATGATTAGAAATTGAGTTTACCTTGATGCAGTTTGCAAGGGAACTTACAGTAAAGTATTTTTAAATTTTGTAAAAAGTATGGGAATTAAATTTGAAGTTTCAAAAGAAGAACTAGAAACATTATCAAAAGGAAAACCTGATTTCATAGCTTTTAATTACTATTCAACAATGACAGCTCAAATGCCAACAGATGAAGCACTTAAAGAAAATACTGAAAAATTTGATCAACAAAAAGGATTAGTTTTACCTGGTTTTGGTATGGCAACAAAAAACCCTAATTTACAAAAAACTCAATTTGGATGAGAAATTGACCCAGTTGGTTTTAGAAATACTTTAAGAGAAGTTTATGACAGATACTCTTTACCAATGATGATCACAGAAAATGGTATTGGTGCGAAAGACATTTTGACTGAAGACGGAAAAATTCATGATGATTATAGAATTGAGTACTACCAAAAACACATTGAACAAATGGGACTTGCTATTCAAGATGGAGTTGAAATGATTGGATATATGCCATGAAGTGCAATTGATTTAGTTTCAACACATGAAGGTATATCAAAAAGATATGGTTTTATATATGTTAACAGAGATGAATTTGATTTAAAGGACATGAAGAGAATTGAAAAAGATAGCTATTATTGATACAAAGAATTGATAAAAACAAATGGAGAAAATATTTAATTGTCTAAATATTTTTAAGAAAGGTAAATTAAAATGTTAAATTATACTTTTGATATAGGTGGAACAGGAATTAAGTGTATTGTCTTTGAAAATGATAAAGAAATTAAAGAATACCATGTTGACACAAAAAGTAACCCTGATCAAATGGGGAAAACAAAACTAATAGAAGTTTTAGAAAAAATCTCAGAAATTTTAAATAACGAAAAACAAGAATTTAATTTAGCTATAGCTGTACCAGGACCTGTAGATCCATATAAAAGAAAAATTTTGGCAGAATCATCAATGTGTGAAGTTAATATTAATTTAGAAGAATATTTTTCAAGATTTAAAAATATGAAAAAATTTATTTTACATAATGATGCAAAAGCAGCAGCATATGGAGAATTTTTAGAAAGAAAAAAAACTTTAAAAATTGAAAATATGGCTCATTTAACAATAGGAACAGCTATAGGTTGTGGGCTTATAATTAATGAAAGAATTTTTGATGGTAAAAACTTTAGAGCGGGCGAAGTTGGAAAAATGAGATCAAATATTTATGGAAATGATGGATTTACTGTAACTTTAGATACAGGCTTAGGAACATTGTTATTTAAACATCAATATTTTACAAAATGTGAAACAAAATTAACAGGATTTGAATTATTTGAAAAATACAATAATAAAGATCCCTTATGTGTTCAACTTGTTGATGAATGAATTAGCCAACTTTCTAAGTTTATAATAAATTTAGATTTTTGCTTAGATCTTGATTTAATAACTTTAGGTGGAGCAATTAGTTCAAATAATCAATTTGTTTCAATGTTGAATGAAGCAATAAGCAAAAATAAATCATTTGAATGAGAAGGAAGAAAATTTGATACAAACGAAGAAATTGAAAATAAATTTGAAATATCTTTATTAAAAAATAAGGCTGCTTGTTATGGTGGTTTAGGTCTATTAAAAATAAATTAAAAGGAGTAAGTATGACAAAAAAATTAGAATTTCCTCAGAATTTCCTTTGAGGTGGAGCAACCGCAGCTAATCAAGTTGAGGGTGCGTATGATGTTGATGGAAAAACATTATCATTAATGGAGATGATACCATTTAAAGAAATTGAGGATAGAAAAAATACATCAGGCTCAAAAGTAACTAAACAAACACTACTGGATTCTATTGAGAATAAAGCTGGTTTACATTTTCCAAAAAGACACGGAATAGATTTTTATCATAGATATAAAGAAGATATTGCTTTGTTTAAAGAAGCAGGCATG
This window of the Mesoplasma chauliocola genome carries:
- a CDS encoding glycoside hydrolase family 1 protein codes for the protein MNKFPKNFLWGASTSAYQVEGCITEGGKVPSTMDLYGDKPNYPKGITGFKEASEHYKNWKIDVEMMAKMGLKSYRFSISWPRIIKNSKGEINPEGIKFYNNLIDELLKNKIEPVVTMFHFDIPLFVMEDGGVHGENFVKHFELYAEVLLKNFGSKINYWLTINELNVLVMMAAGFEVLEKQDFTNQLKVLHNLNLAQAKAIIKCKEICPKAKIGPAPNISTVYANTCKPEDYTAKLNIDMIRNWVYLDAVCKGTYSKVFLNFVKSMGIKFEVSKEELETLSKGKPDFIAFNYYSTMTAQMPTDEALKENTEKFDQQKGLVLPGFGMATKNPNLQKTQFGWEIDPVGFRNTLREVYDRYSLPMMITENGIGAKDILTEDGKIHDDYRIEYYQKHIEQMGLAIQDGVEMIGYMPWSAIDLVSTHEGISKRYGFIYVNRDEFDLKDMKRIEKDSYYWYKELIKTNGENI
- a CDS encoding ROK family protein, which translates into the protein MLNYTFDIGGTGIKCIVFENDKEIKEYHVDTKSNPDQMGKTKLIEVLEKISEILNNEKQEFNLAIAVPGPVDPYKRKILAESSMCEVNINLEEYFSRFKNMKKFILHNDAKAAAYGEFLERKKTLKIENMAHLTIGTAIGCGLIINERIFDGKNFRAGEVGKMRSNIYGNDGFTVTLDTGLGTLLFKHQYFTKCETKLTGFELFEKYNNKDPLCVQLVDEWISQLSKFIINLDFCLDLDLITLGGAISSNNQFVSMLNEAISKNKSFEWEGRKFDTNEEIENKFEISLLKNKAACYGGLGLLKIN